The Syntrophales bacterium genome includes a window with the following:
- a CDS encoding PadR family transcriptional regulator, which produces MDFELITLGYLMSGPKTGYRMQEIAGKMMLNYNLSFNQVYPTLRKLEEKGLVKKEVVIQTGRPNKNVYTITEAGRDYFSQRITAPPEPFDYILPFLVRVLFFRHLNKEQVIKEFEKEICSLQEQIDDLEAMEPRVEEKADRDGKFAYRTALHLLITLRDWYRAELEKRKEEYPQKGE; this is translated from the coding sequence ATGGATTTTGAATTGATCACGTTGGGCTATCTAATGTCGGGTCCTAAGACGGGTTACCGGATGCAGGAGATCGCGGGGAAGATGATGCTCAATTACAATCTCAGTTTTAATCAGGTCTATCCGACCCTGCGGAAACTGGAAGAGAAAGGTCTCGTTAAAAAGGAGGTGGTGATCCAGACGGGGCGACCGAACAAGAACGTCTACACCATCACCGAGGCCGGAAGGGATTATTTTTCCCAGCGTATCACGGCCCCTCCGGAGCCCTTTGATTACATCCTACCCTTTCTGGTGCGGGTCCTTTTCTTTCGCCACCTCAACAAAGAACAGGTAATCAAGGAATTTGAGAAAGAGATCTGTTCTCTCCAAGAGCAGATTGATGATCTGGAGGCCATGGAACCCCGAGTCGAGGAAAAAGCCGATCGGGACGGCAAGTTTGCCTACCGGACGGCCCTCCATCTTCTTATAACCCTGCGAGACTGGTATCGAGCGGAACTGGAAAAACGGAAAGAAGAATATCCCCAAAAAGGGGAATGA
- a CDS encoding DUF488 domain-containing protein produces MTRHHNSTVIFTIGHSNHPIDWFITLLKIHGIKALADVRSSPYSRFNPQFNMKALDETLKKENIDYIFMGNELGGKPKKQASSDAIQLDFKSLVSRKEFQSGIERVLNIAEMQRLVLMCAEKEPLDCHRTIVICRYLRTCGINILHILADGSTEDHRQTELRLLKITHPLPNFFSPDDELEIIEQAYDRRWAEMIRKSSK; encoded by the coding sequence TCTTCACAATAGGGCACTCGAACCATCCAATTGACTGGTTCATAACCCTACTTAAGATACATGGCATAAAAGCTTTAGCGGACGTAAGATCTTCGCCGTACAGCCGATTCAACCCACAGTTCAATATGAAAGCCCTGGACGAAACACTAAAAAAAGAAAATATAGACTACATCTTCATGGGTAATGAGTTGGGAGGAAAACCTAAAAAACAAGCCTCCAGCGACGCCATTCAACTAGATTTCAAAAGTCTGGTAAGCCGGAAAGAGTTCCAATCAGGTATAGAGAGAGTTTTAAATATAGCTGAAATGCAGCGGTTAGTCCTAATGTGTGCTGAAAAGGAACCTTTGGATTGCCATCGTACAATTGTAATATGCCGCTACCTGCGAACATGCGGTATTAATATACTGCACATCCTTGCCGATGGATCAACCGAAGACCACAGACAAACAGAACTACGTCTGCTCAAAATTACACATCCCTTACCCAATTTTTTCTCTCCCGATGATGAGCTAGAAATTATAGAACAAGCATATGATAGAAGGTGGGCCGAAATGATTCGGAAAAGTTCTAAATAA
- a CDS encoding acyl--CoA ligase, which yields MFQKNELIDLLQKDNTLGESISNRAHLIPDHPAIIYQNRDISYRQLNEKIDALATAFLKMGICPGDRIAVILPTRPEFLYVWYAASKIGAAVVGLNVRYRQEEITYMINNVKPSVLVCINKFGGTDYGDFLKSLLSNPSLKKFIFLGQTSFPDALDLEELLKENIDTKALRERAAQIKPEDDNFIIYTSGTTGRPKGAVLTQKSILAMMRPWAKNMGLNEKDRMFCVLPLNHVGGGTILALSTLASGATLVMMDTFVPDKALALIKDLRCQAFGAVPTIYAIFFSLPIFQKEMLSSLRLAIYGGAAASPDLLRQMKENIPNAVIMACYGATEVSGFCTYTTPDDPEEKIMNTVGRAPKGIDLKIVDPVTRKELSVREVGEVAVKGDLVFDRYLDMEEETDKAKDKEGWYYTGDMGYLDEEGYLTLVGRYKEMYISGGYNVYPKEIEDILMQHPAVAMVAVIGIPDKIKGETGWAFVMKKPDQETNEEDLKAYCQAKMADYKVPSRIFIEKELPMTALGKIDKMRLKESILNKIETTAR from the coding sequence ATGTTTCAAAAAAACGAATTGATCGATTTACTGCAAAAGGATAATACTTTAGGAGAGAGTATCTCCAACCGGGCCCATCTTATTCCGGATCATCCGGCAATTATTTATCAGAACAGGGATATCAGTTATCGACAACTAAACGAAAAGATCGATGCCCTGGCCACGGCCTTCTTGAAGATGGGTATCTGTCCGGGGGACCGCATCGCCGTAATCCTCCCAACTAGACCGGAGTTCCTCTATGTCTGGTATGCCGCTTCGAAGATAGGAGCTGCCGTTGTTGGACTCAACGTTCGTTATCGCCAGGAGGAAATTACCTACATGATCAATAATGTCAAACCTTCCGTTTTGGTCTGTATTAACAAATTCGGCGGCACGGATTACGGTGATTTCCTCAAGTCCCTGCTCTCGAATCCATCTCTCAAAAAATTCATCTTCCTCGGCCAAACGAGCTTCCCGGATGCCCTGGATCTTGAAGAACTCTTGAAGGAAAATATAGACACGAAAGCGCTTCGCGAACGCGCTGCCCAGATCAAACCCGAGGATGACAATTTTATCATTTATACCTCTGGTACCACGGGACGCCCCAAAGGTGCGGTTTTAACCCAGAAAAGCATCTTAGCCATGATGCGACCCTGGGCAAAGAACATGGGTTTAAACGAAAAAGACCGGATGTTTTGTGTCCTTCCCCTCAACCACGTAGGCGGGGGAACGATCTTGGCCCTTTCCACTTTGGCCAGCGGAGCGACCCTAGTGATGATGGACACGTTCGTCCCCGATAAAGCCTTGGCGCTCATCAAGGATCTCCGTTGCCAAGCCTTCGGGGCCGTGCCGACCATTTATGCCATCTTCTTTTCCCTCCCCATTTTCCAAAAAGAGATGCTCTCCTCCCTCCGGTTGGCCATCTACGGCGGTGCCGCCGCCTCACCTGACCTGTTGAGACAAATGAAGGAAAACATCCCTAACGCCGTTATTATGGCATGTTACGGCGCCACCGAAGTTAGCGGTTTTTGCACCTATACCACCCCTGATGACCCCGAAGAGAAGATCATGAACACTGTGGGCCGCGCCCCTAAGGGCATTGATTTGAAGATCGTCGATCCCGTGACCAGAAAAGAACTATCTGTTAGAGAGGTGGGTGAGGTGGCCGTTAAAGGTGACTTGGTGTTCGATCGTTATCTCGACATGGAAGAAGAAACGGATAAAGCAAAAGATAAAGAGGGGTGGTACTATACGGGTGACATGGGATACTTAGACGAAGAAGGTTATCTTACCCTCGTGGGACGTTATAAAGAAATGTACATAAGCGGTGGCTATAACGTCTATCCTAAAGAAATTGAGGATATCTTGATGCAACACCCCGCCGTGGCTATGGTGGCTGTCATTGGCATCCCCGATAAGATCAAAGGCGAGACGGGATGGGCTTTCGTCATGAAAAAGCCGGACCAGGAAACGAACGAAGAGGATTTGAAAGCATACTGTCAGGCGAAAATGGCCGACTACAAGGTACCTTCCCGTATCTTTATCGAAAAGGAGCTTCCCATGACCGCTCTGGGTAAAATCGACAAGATGCGCTTAAAAGAATCGATCCTGAATAAGATAGAGACAACCGCTCGGTAA
- a CDS encoding nitroreductase family protein, which yields MDALEAIFTRRSIRKFTSQPVSETFVETILRAAMSAPSAGNQQPWHFIVVDDRTLMDQIPTFCPYAAMCREAPLGILVCGDTALEKHQGFWVQDCSAATQNLLLAAHALGLGAVWTGVYPRNERVRGFRELLKIPSHVIPFAFVVIGYPAEHPQPVDRFRPDRIRRNLW from the coding sequence ATGGACGCTTTAGAAGCAATATTCACTCGGCGCAGCATTCGCAAATTTACATCGCAACCTGTTTCAGAAACATTCGTGGAAACTATCCTCCGCGCAGCAATGAGCGCACCATCCGCAGGCAATCAGCAACCGTGGCATTTTATCGTCGTAGACGATCGCACCTTAATGGACCAAATTCCGACTTTTTGTCCCTATGCGGCGATGTGTCGTGAAGCACCTTTAGGTATCCTTGTGTGTGGAGACACTGCTTTGGAGAAACACCAGGGTTTTTGGGTGCAGGATTGCTCCGCGGCTACGCAAAATCTCTTGCTCGCAGCACACGCTTTAGGACTGGGTGCAGTGTGGACAGGAGTATATCCCCGTAATGAACGTGTCCGCGGCTTCCGTGAACTACTTAAAATACCATCCCACGTTATACCGTTTGCCTTTGTTGTAATTGGCTATCCTGCAGAGCATCCTCAGCCGGTCGACCGTTTCCGACCGGATCGGATACGTCGCAACCTTTGGTGA